A window of the Gemmatimonadota bacterium genome harbors these coding sequences:
- a CDS encoding ATP-binding protein, giving the protein MTAVITLPSSLDEQSFESVIEQLAGVPADAKVLVDARHCRFATPYGLTALLCLAQSREEKPDLAPPEEADTSSYWSRCDFFKYAEELFTIRGTLPRPRPGRESDVLLEVTPVARNEDVHAIVSRIQEKATQILVQKLDLDPRATMSFVMTLSEACSNIIEHAGRGGWVMVQRYSWAKRRVGRDVVQIAVNDAGIGFRRSLETSRARALADRWDDGIALESAVINGVSRLQDPGRGQGLKGIRGFVHRFDGKLTVRSGTSRIAPVIPDWDEDEARSDGLPAFPGAQLQVIIPKKVTRP; this is encoded by the coding sequence GTGACCGCCGTCATCACCCTCCCGTCGTCGCTCGATGAGCAGAGCTTCGAGTCGGTCATCGAGCAGCTCGCGGGCGTGCCCGCCGACGCCAAGGTGCTGGTCGACGCGCGCCACTGCCGCTTCGCGACGCCGTACGGGCTCACCGCCCTCCTCTGCCTCGCGCAGTCGCGCGAGGAGAAGCCCGACCTCGCCCCGCCCGAGGAGGCGGACACCTCGAGCTACTGGAGCCGCTGCGACTTCTTCAAGTACGCCGAGGAGCTCTTCACCATCCGGGGCACGCTCCCGCGGCCGCGCCCCGGCCGGGAGTCGGACGTGCTCCTCGAGGTGACGCCGGTCGCGCGGAACGAGGACGTGCACGCGATCGTGTCGCGGATCCAGGAGAAGGCGACGCAGATCCTCGTGCAGAAGCTCGACCTCGACCCGCGCGCGACGATGAGCTTCGTGATGACGCTCTCCGAGGCCTGCTCCAACATCATCGAGCACGCCGGGCGTGGCGGGTGGGTGATGGTGCAGCGATACAGCTGGGCCAAGCGCCGCGTGGGCCGCGACGTCGTGCAGATCGCGGTCAACGACGCCGGCATCGGCTTCCGCCGCTCCCTCGAGACGAGCCGCGCGCGCGCCCTCGCCGACCGGTGGGACGACGGGATCGCGCTCGAGAGCGCGGTGATCAACGGCGTGAGCCGCCTCCAGGATCCGGGCCGCGGGCAGGGCCTCAAGGGCATCCGCGGCTTCGTGCACCGCTTCGACGGCAAGCTCACCGTCCGCTCCGGCACGTCGCGCATCGCCCCGGTCATCCCCGACTGGGACGAGGACGAGGCGCGCTCCGACGGGCTCCCCGCCTTCCCCGGCGCGCAGCTGCAGGTCATCATCCCCAAGAAGGTGACCCGCCCATGA
- a CDS encoding carbohydrate kinase family protein gives MSIVGAAGPGRAKRLGVIGSFVWDVIHGRDVRQAAIEEWGGITYALSACDAALGDDWSLVPLAKVGQDRIVEARRFLRTLRHLAPDAAPIEVPQANNRVELRYHSDERRSEVLSGGVPPWTWAGLQPLLRDLDALYINLISGFELDLATARLIRQHFKGPIYCDLHSLVLALEANGLRTYRPLPEVAAWCGCFDLLQVNEDELAMMAPDGLALAATAMGAGVRNLLVTLGKRGVVYFAEPGFDRLADLRVPPRPGAGPLRTALVPAAAARVEGPGDPTGCGDVWGATYFSRLLAGDIMSGALRRAMEAAARNVEHRGATGLAHHLRGELHTP, from the coding sequence GTGAGCATCGTGGGGGCGGCCGGGCCGGGGCGCGCGAAGCGCCTCGGCGTGATCGGCAGTTTCGTCTGGGACGTGATCCACGGCCGCGATGTCCGCCAGGCGGCGATCGAGGAGTGGGGCGGGATCACCTACGCGCTCAGCGCCTGTGACGCCGCCCTCGGCGATGACTGGTCGCTCGTCCCCCTCGCCAAGGTCGGGCAGGACCGGATCGTCGAGGCGCGACGCTTCCTGCGCACGCTGCGGCACCTCGCCCCCGACGCCGCGCCGATCGAGGTGCCGCAGGCGAACAACCGCGTGGAGCTGCGCTACCACTCGGACGAGCGGCGCAGCGAGGTCCTCTCGGGCGGCGTGCCGCCGTGGACCTGGGCCGGGTTGCAGCCCCTGCTCCGGGACCTCGACGCGCTGTACATCAATCTCATCAGCGGGTTCGAGCTCGACCTCGCGACGGCGCGCCTGATCCGGCAGCACTTCAAGGGCCCGATCTACTGCGACCTGCACTCGCTGGTGCTGGCGCTCGAGGCGAACGGGTTGCGGACGTACCGGCCGCTCCCCGAGGTCGCGGCCTGGTGCGGCTGCTTCGACCTCCTGCAGGTGAACGAGGACGAGCTGGCGATGATGGCGCCCGACGGCCTGGCGCTCGCGGCGACCGCGATGGGGGCGGGGGTGCGGAACCTCCTCGTTACCTTGGGCAAGCGTGGGGTCGTCTATTTCGCGGAGCCCGGCTTCGACCGGCTCGCCGACCTGCGCGTGCCGCCGCGTCCGGGCGCCGGGCCACTCCGCACGGCGTTGGTGCCGGCGGCCGCGGCGCGCGTCGAGGGCCCGGGCGATCCGACCGGCTGCGGCGATGTGTGGGGTGCGACCTATTTCTCGCGGTTGCTCGCGGGTGATATAATGAGTGGCGCATTGCGCCGGGCGATGGAGGCCGCGGCGCGGAACGTCGAGCACCGGGGCGCGACCGGCCTCGCCCACCACCTTCGCGGGGAACTGCACACGCCGTGA
- a CDS encoding ROK family protein, with the protein MTGITSRTDAAQRYIIGVDLGGTNIVAGAMTADGASQYAMLTVPTRADLGGDAVVARIVELCERVIAETMAATGCARADFLGVGIGSPGPLDRESGVVIVTPNLGWTNFPLRDKVAGPLGMPGTLDNDANCATLGEWWIGAAKGAKQVVGLTIGTGIGGGLILNGKLYHGASDAAGELGHITIDSTGRKCGCGNYGCLEAYASGPAIAQRAREALQGGESSIMPSLVDGDLSRITAATVFDASHRGDELAGHVVRDTAKFLGIGVANFLNIFNPEVVVIAGGVTQAGEALFEPLRAEVRRRAFAPAVEACRIVPGALHGNAGVVGAVATFVQAHGLA; encoded by the coding sequence GTGACCGGGATCACGAGCCGCACGGACGCGGCCCAGCGTTACATCATCGGCGTGGACCTCGGCGGCACGAACATCGTCGCGGGCGCGATGACGGCGGACGGGGCCTCGCAGTACGCGATGCTCACCGTGCCGACGCGCGCCGACCTCGGCGGCGACGCCGTCGTCGCGCGGATCGTCGAGCTCTGCGAGCGCGTGATCGCCGAGACGATGGCGGCCACCGGCTGCGCGCGGGCGGACTTCCTCGGTGTCGGCATCGGATCGCCCGGGCCGCTGGACCGCGAGAGTGGCGTGGTCATCGTCACGCCGAACCTCGGTTGGACCAACTTCCCGCTGCGCGACAAGGTCGCTGGCCCGCTCGGCATGCCGGGGACGCTCGACAACGACGCCAACTGCGCCACACTCGGCGAGTGGTGGATCGGGGCCGCGAAGGGCGCGAAGCAGGTCGTCGGCCTGACGATCGGCACGGGGATCGGCGGCGGGCTCATCCTCAACGGCAAGCTCTACCATGGCGCGAGCGATGCCGCGGGCGAGCTCGGGCACATCACCATCGACAGCACCGGCCGCAAGTGCGGCTGCGGCAACTACGGTTGCCTCGAGGCGTACGCCTCCGGCCCGGCGATCGCGCAGCGCGCGCGCGAGGCGCTGCAGGGGGGCGAGAGCTCGATCATGCCCTCGCTCGTGGACGGCGACCTCTCGCGCATCACCGCCGCGACGGTGTTCGATGCCTCGCACCGCGGCGACGAGCTCGCCGGCCATGTCGTGCGCGACACGGCGAAGTTCCTCGGGATCGGCGTCGCGAACTTCCTCAACATCTTCAATCCCGAAGTGGTCGTGATCGCGGGCGGCGTGACGCAGGCGGGCGAGGCGCTCTTCGAGCCGCTGCGCGCCGAGGTGCGGCGCCGCGCGTTCGCGCCGGCGGTGGAAGCGTGCCGGATCGTGCCGGGCGCGCTGCATGGCAACGCGGGTGTGGTCGGGGCCGTCGCGACCTTCGTGCAGGCGCACGGGCTGGCGTGA
- a CDS encoding glycosyltransferase family 2 protein: protein MRLSVVITTYNHPEWLEKVLWGFEAQTFRGFEVLVADDGSDDRTRTLLERVRSEVRYPIVHVWHPKEGFRKCTILNEAIARSQGEYLFFTDGDCIPRADVLAVHARLAAPGRFLSGGYLKLPMATSQAITRDDIMAGRATDYAWLRAHGTPADKQSRRLYWGPTVSRVLDALTTTRPSFNGHNASVWRDDLVRVNGFDERLEWGGLDRELGERLENAGVRGTQVRHRTIVVHLDHGRGYKRPEAIAKNRAIRDEVAAGKLVRTPAGLDRHLAGAGTGA, encoded by the coding sequence ATGCGCCTGTCCGTCGTCATCACGACCTACAACCATCCGGAGTGGCTGGAGAAGGTGCTCTGGGGGTTCGAGGCGCAGACGTTCCGCGGGTTCGAGGTGCTCGTCGCCGACGACGGCTCCGACGACCGCACCCGGACGCTGCTCGAGCGCGTCCGGTCCGAGGTGCGCTACCCGATCGTCCACGTCTGGCACCCCAAGGAGGGGTTCCGGAAGTGCACGATCCTCAACGAGGCCATCGCGCGCTCGCAGGGGGAGTACCTGTTCTTCACCGACGGCGACTGCATCCCGCGGGCCGACGTCCTCGCGGTGCACGCGCGCCTCGCGGCCCCCGGCCGCTTCCTCTCCGGCGGCTACCTCAAGCTCCCCATGGCGACCAGCCAGGCGATCACGCGCGACGACATCATGGCCGGCCGCGCGACCGACTACGCCTGGCTCCGCGCGCACGGCACGCCGGCCGACAAGCAGTCGCGGCGCCTCTACTGGGGCCCGACGGTCTCGCGCGTGCTCGACGCGCTCACCACCACGCGACCGAGCTTCAACGGCCACAACGCGAGCGTCTGGCGTGACGACCTCGTGCGGGTGAACGGGTTCGATGAGCGCCTCGAGTGGGGCGGACTCGACCGGGAACTCGGCGAACGCCTCGAGAACGCCGGCGTGCGCGGGACGCAGGTGCGCCATCGCACCATCGTGGTCCACCTCGACCACGGCCGCGGCTACAAGCGCCCCGAGGCGATCGCGAAGAACCGCGCGATCCGCGACGAGGTCGCGGCCGGGAAGCTCGTGCGCACGCCGGCGGGACTCGATCGCCACCTCGCCGGCGCAGGGACGGGCGCCTGA
- a CDS encoding polysaccharide pyruvyl transferase family protein, whose amino-acid sequence MGDAAILQGEIRALRTVFGADAEIEVSEQTPTVAQRLYPDIRFHAGLHAQHAHWPRWRSHGGVASLRKRRTSLAVRLLSTSPFLARLLLSREQRAHLDRLAAADVVVATGGTYFVEHYNFTAKADELLAAQALGRPTFLFTQSMGPFTRPKSQLTMQRIAAGSRGVFLRDAKSKGHLTALAADATKLHVHADAAFALATPEAPRPPRAAGAPRARVAISVRQWSHFKQGSGDDAGTRYRRAVADAARTLAREGVEVTFLSTCQGVPEYWTDDSRFAAQLVAELLPGEPNIHVDTSFRTPEQLAEALRGFDVAIATRMHFAILALAVATPVVAIAYEFKSRELLRAMGREAWAFDIEEVSSEGLLRATREALAGGDALRAGIAAQVVGYRDDAIGPARRIREALGAGTRGGRK is encoded by the coding sequence GTGGGCGATGCCGCCATCCTGCAGGGCGAGATCCGCGCGCTGCGCACGGTCTTCGGCGCCGACGCCGAGATCGAGGTCTCGGAGCAGACGCCCACCGTCGCGCAGCGGCTCTATCCCGACATCCGCTTCCATGCGGGGCTGCACGCGCAGCACGCGCACTGGCCCCGCTGGCGCTCGCACGGCGGCGTGGCCTCCCTGCGGAAGCGGCGCACCTCGCTCGCGGTCCGGTTGCTGTCCACGTCGCCGTTCCTCGCGCGGCTGCTCCTCTCGCGCGAGCAGCGCGCGCACCTCGATCGCCTCGCCGCCGCCGACGTCGTGGTCGCCACCGGCGGCACCTACTTCGTGGAGCACTACAACTTCACCGCCAAGGCCGACGAGCTCCTCGCGGCGCAGGCACTGGGGCGGCCGACCTTCCTCTTCACGCAGTCGATGGGCCCGTTCACGCGCCCCAAGAGCCAGCTGACCATGCAGCGCATCGCCGCGGGGAGCCGCGGCGTCTTCCTGCGCGATGCGAAGTCCAAGGGGCACCTCACCGCGCTCGCCGCCGACGCGACCAAGCTGCACGTGCACGCCGACGCGGCCTTCGCGCTCGCCACGCCCGAGGCGCCGCGGCCGCCGCGCGCCGCCGGCGCGCCACGCGCGCGCGTCGCGATCTCGGTGCGCCAGTGGTCGCACTTCAAGCAGGGGAGCGGCGACGACGCGGGGACGCGGTACCGTCGCGCCGTCGCCGACGCGGCGCGCACGCTCGCGCGCGAGGGCGTCGAGGTGACCTTCCTCTCCACCTGCCAGGGCGTCCCCGAGTACTGGACCGACGACTCGCGCTTCGCGGCCCAGCTCGTCGCCGAGCTGCTCCCGGGCGAGCCGAACATCCACGTCGACACGTCGTTCCGCACGCCGGAACAGCTCGCCGAGGCGCTGCGCGGTTTCGATGTGGCGATCGCGACGCGGATGCACTTCGCCATCCTCGCGCTCGCCGTCGCCACGCCGGTGGTCGCGATCGCGTACGAGTTCAAGTCGCGCGAGCTGCTCCGCGCGATGGGGCGCGAGGCGTGGGCGTTCGACATCGAGGAGGTGTCGTCGGAGGGGCTCCTGCGCGCGACGCGCGAAGCGTTGGCCGGCGGCGATGCGCTGCGGGCGGGGATCGCCGCGCAGGTCGTCGGGTATCGCGATGACGCGATCGGTCCGGCGCGCCGGATCCGCGAGGCGCTCGGCGCCGGCACGCGCGGGGGGCGCAAGTGA
- a CDS encoding glycosyltransferase, whose product MIGASTGERRSAIIFRKRILPWSETFIAAQSGAMTRHAPVLVGYSRDPSGAAYLVGRPQLLLDEHSLFPALEKFLLKSAGRAPRRWLRAIAETRPVVLHAHFGSSALPASRIAKALGIPLVVTYHGMDITVRAKTEAEAARRRAAFAAADRVIAVSRFIRDALLAAGCPAERITLHYIGVDTTKFTPATAPRSATEVLFVGRLVAKKGVIHLVRAMAAVRKAIPAAELVIAGDGPLRDGLATEAAQLGVPARFLGVQTPAQVQDLMRRAAVLAGPSIADDRGNAEGLPITFLEAQASGLPLVVSTSGGTGEGVVHGETGYLFSPGDETALAAHLTALLADAALRERMSRAARAHMEAHFDLARQTAALEAIYDDVRTHHDVRTRHDVRTHAP is encoded by the coding sequence GTGATCGGCGCGTCCACCGGCGAGCGCCGCTCCGCGATCATCTTCCGCAAGCGGATCCTGCCGTGGAGCGAGACCTTCATCGCCGCGCAGTCGGGGGCGATGACGCGCCACGCGCCGGTGCTCGTCGGCTACTCGCGCGACCCGAGCGGTGCGGCGTACCTCGTGGGCCGTCCGCAGCTGCTGCTCGACGAGCACAGCCTCTTCCCTGCGCTCGAGAAGTTCCTGCTCAAGAGCGCCGGCCGCGCACCGCGCCGCTGGTTGCGCGCCATCGCCGAGACGCGGCCGGTGGTGCTGCACGCGCACTTCGGGTCGAGCGCGCTCCCCGCGAGCCGCATCGCGAAGGCGCTCGGGATCCCGCTCGTGGTGACCTACCACGGGATGGATATCACCGTGCGCGCGAAGACCGAGGCCGAGGCCGCGCGCCGGCGCGCCGCGTTCGCCGCGGCCGACCGCGTGATCGCCGTCTCGCGGTTCATCCGTGACGCGTTGCTCGCCGCGGGATGCCCGGCCGAACGGATCACGCTGCACTACATCGGCGTGGACACGACGAAGTTCACGCCGGCGACCGCGCCGCGCTCGGCGACGGAGGTGCTGTTCGTGGGGCGGCTGGTGGCCAAGAAGGGCGTGATCCATCTCGTCCGCGCGATGGCCGCCGTACGGAAGGCGATCCCTGCCGCCGAGCTGGTGATCGCCGGCGACGGCCCGTTGCGCGACGGCCTCGCGACGGAGGCCGCGCAGCTCGGCGTGCCCGCGCGGTTCCTCGGAGTGCAGACGCCGGCCCAGGTGCAGGACCTCATGCGCCGCGCCGCCGTGCTCGCCGGTCCGTCGATCGCCGACGACCGCGGCAACGCCGAAGGGTTGCCCATCACCTTCCTCGAAGCGCAGGCGAGCGGGCTGCCGCTCGTCGTGTCCACGTCCGGCGGAACGGGGGAGGGTGTCGTCCACGGCGAGACGGGGTATCTCTTCTCGCCCGGCGACGAGACCGCCCTCGCCGCGCACCTCACCGCGTTGCTCGCGGATGCGGCGCTGCGCGAGCGGATGAGCCGCGCCGCGCGGGCGCACATGGAAGCACACTTCGACCTCGCGCGGCAGACGGCGGCGCTCGAAGCGATCTACGACGATGTCCGGACCCACCACGACGTACGGACCCGCCACGACGTACGGACCCACGCCCCCTGA